The genomic DNA GGTAGGTGCGCCGGTTTGTCGTCACCACCAGGTTGGTCTTCAAGCCGATGCGCGTGGGCTTGACCAGGATGTTCACCCGCAGCGTCGCTCCCGCACCGCTGGCCGTATCGCCGACGATCCAGCGCACCGTGTCGCCGGCCGAGACGGTCACCAACTCTTCGCCCTGCTGCAGGGCAATCACAGTGACGCGCCCGGGGCTGGTGTAGACCTGATACAGCGCGCCATCGGCGTAGGGCCAGACCTGAATCGCGTTGACATATCCCTCTCGTGTCGGTGCGATGCGGGCCTCAGCGTTGGCGCGAAACACGCGCAACTTCTCGTCCGCGGGCTCAGGTGCCAGCTTCGCGTCAGACTCGTTCGGCAGCGCCTTCATCTGTTCGGGCAACGGCAAAGGCGTTGGCACTTCAACTACTTCGATGGGCTTCGGCGGTTGAGGCAACGGCTGCGCGGCAACGGCAACGGCAACGGGCTCGTCCAGTGAGATCGCCGGCGGGGGCTTGCCCTGCGTGGCGCAGCCGGCGAGGGCCAGCAGGATAGACGGCAGTACGGATTTACGGAGAAATGTATTCATGGCTTTGTTCCTTTCATTGCGTCGGTGGCTTCAAGTTCACGGCTCCAGGACAGCCCGTTGACGTAGATGCCGAGCGGGTTCTTGCGCAGGCGCTGCTCGGTGCGCGGCGGCTGCAGCACCACCGACAGCACGGCCGTCCAGCGCTCCGTCCCGGAGGGCGCGCCATTGGCGTAACTGCGTTCGATCCAGCGCACCTGGAAAGATGTGTCGCTCGCCCGCACCACACTCGTGACCTCGACAGCCACCGAGATCTGCCCGATGCGCGAGAAGGGATCGTTCACCCGGGCGTAGTCGTTCAGCGTCGCGGCGCCGCGGTCCGTTGTGTATTCATAGGCTTCAAGCCAGTTCTGCCGAACCACGATCGGGTCAATGGAGAGCGAGCGCACGTCGACGATAAAGCGCGCCAGATGATGCGCGATCTGCGCGTCGTTGGGCTTGTAGGGTGAGGCGGCTTCGCCGACCGCACGGACCTGGCCGGCGTTGTCCACCTCGACGACGAAGGGCGTCACGATGGACTGAGCCGAGCGCCACACGAGGCCGCCGGCCATCAGCAGCGCGAGGGAGAGACAGCCGAAGGCCATCAGCCGCCAATTCTTGGCCTGGACGCGCGCACTGCCGATGCGCTGGTCCCAAACCTGCCCGGCCGCCTGATAGGGGGTGACGGGCTCCGGCGTCGCCGAGTACCGCACCTGGGGACGTTTAAATAGCATCAGGATCTCCTAAGAATTTGAGTCATCGCGCAGGCTCGGGCTGGCGCCACCGCCGCCGGCATCACCCGAGCGCAACGCGTGCGCGGCCGTCGTGGCTGCATGTGTCATCTGCTGCTTGCGGCGCATCTGCTTCGCCCATGCGGGTTCAGCCGCTGGTGCGCCGGCTTCGCTTGCGTCCGCCACCTTGGCCGCAGCAGGCGCCGCTGCCTCGGCGACGAAGCTCACCACGCCGTCCTTGACCGCTTTGGCGCTGGACGCCACACGCTGGCCCACGGCACCGACACCGCTGCGCGCAACGTTGGCCAGGCCGGCACCGGCCGCGCGCACGCCACCACTGCCCGATGCGGCGGCGCCGGCCTGATAAGCCGACTTCGCGCCGTTGGCCATTGAACTGGCAGACCGAGCCGCGGCGGCACCCCCACCGATGGCAGCACGCGCGGCACCAGGCGCCATGCGCGCTCCAGCAGCCACCGCGGAACCGGCGCCCGCCACGGCCGCGCCGCCAGCGACGGCCAGACCCGCAGCACCAAGTGCTGTCCCCGCCGCCGCCCCTGCGCCAAGCTGCGGCGCACCAGACACCAGCCCTGTAGCAATGCCCGGCCCGAAGATGCCCAATCCCAGCATCGCCAGAGCGGCCAACATGATGACCAGCGCGTGGTCGATGGACGGCTCGGTGCCCGGCGGCACCGTGAACTCGGCGAACAGGCCTGTGCCGATACCGACGATCACGGCCAGCACCAGCACCTTGATCCCCGAGGAAACCACGTTGCCCAGCACCCGTTCGGCCAGGAACGCCGTCTTGTTCCACAGCGCGAACGGCACCAGCACGAAGCCGGCGAGCGTGGTCAGCTTGAACTCGATCAGGGTGACGAAAAGCTGCACCGCGAGCACGAAGAAACTCACGATCAATACCAGCCATGCCAGAAACAGCACGGTGATGACATCGAGGTTGGCGAATACCTCCGGAAAGCCAGTCAGGTCGCTGATCTGTTTCATGATCGGCGCGCCGGCCTCCACGCCCACGCGCGCCAGCCGGCCCGGCTGCAGCAACTGGCCTTGGGTCATCGACGAGCCGGACGCCATCAGTCCAAGCCCGGCGAAGGACCGGAACACGATGCCCGACAGGCTGTTGAAGTTGTTCAGGATGAAGGCGAAAGCGCCGACGTACAGCACCTTCTTGATCAGCTTGCCGATCACATCGTCGCCACCGCCGCCGCTGGCATTGCTCATCGCCCAGAAGAGGCCAGCCAGCGTTATGTCGATCACGACCAACGTGGCAGTCAGGAAGCCAACCTCGCCGCCCAGCAGGCCGAAGCCAGAGTCTATGTAGCGCGAGAAGACGTCGAGGAAGCGGTCGATGACCGACAGGTCGTTCATCGACCGCTTCCTTGCCCTGGCTGTGAGGCAGAAGGCTGTGATGCGGCAGGCACCGGCGTGTGCTTGGGGCCACCGCCGGAGAAGAAGCGCAGGCGCGTCGCTTCGGCGACCTCGTGGCACTGCGCCTCGCCGATCAGGTGTCGCTCCACCTTGCACCTCACCCGCATCTCCTTCAAGCGCTCGGGATTGGCGGCCAGCGACTCCGCGGACTCAAAAGGTATGGGTTTACCGCACCCAGCCTGCATGACGGCGAGGATCAAGATAAGGGGTTTGCGCATGTGAACCTCACCGTCCGTAGAAGTCCACGGCATAGGGCGAGTACGGCGTGCCATCACCCTGGAAGCGACGGCGCACTTCACGCGCACGCTCTTGCACCGCCACTTGGCGCGCCTGCTCCAGCGCGGCCGCACGGTCCTGCGCGATCTGCAGTTGCTGGGCCTGCATCGCCTGGCGCGACTGCAAGGCGAGCAACTGGTTTGTCGCCTGCATGGCTTGCAATGCGCCTGTTGCCGACTGGCTGCGATTCACCAGGTCGGTCAAGGTCCGCTCGTCCGACGTGAAGTTCTGCACCGCCTGTGACTGCACCTTGGTCGCGGTGCGTAGTGCTTCAAGCGAATGGGTCCACCGCGTGCGCGCATCGGCTCCCATCTGCGTGCCCGAGATTGCTGCCGAGTACGAATCGGGGTACAGCCGACGAAAATCCGTCTCCATTTGGGCGACGTTGAAGGCTAGACCCTGGCCCTGCTGGATCAGCTGGTTGGTCGCCGACAAGGCGGCGCGCAGCTCGCTCAGCGCATTGAAATCCAGACTCGTGAGGTTGCGCGCCTGGTTCGTCAGCATCTGCGCCTCGTTCTGCAGTTGCCGGATCTGGTTGTTGATCTGTTCCAGCGTGCGCGCAGCGGTGAGGATGTTCTGTGAATAGTTCGAGGGATCGAAGACGATCCACTGCGCATGCGCGGCAGGCCCAAGGGCGATCAGCGATGCCGCGGCGGCGGCGAGAAAGTGCTTCTTCATGACGAGTTCTCCAAAGGTGATGAAGGGGAGGACGGGAACGATGGGATGAGGTCTGCAGCCCAACCGAGGCTGCAGTGGCGCAGCCAAGCTGCTGCGAAGTCCGAGGAGGTAGCGGCGGCGAACACCTTGTCGATGGCCCGCTGGTCCTCCGGCGTGGACGCACCGGAGAAGGCCAGCGCCACCGACCCGAGCCCGAGGTCGAAGACGCGGTTGCCCAGCCGAGACTGGTAGTAGTAGTCGCGCTTAGGCTGTGCGGTCGCGACGATCTCAATCTGCCGACTGTTGAGCCCGAAGCCTTCGTAGATCACACGTATCTGCGGTTCGGCCGCCTGCGGGTTCGGCAGGAAGATGCGGCTCGCGCAGCTCTCCACGATGGCTGGCGCGATGGTCGAATCCTTAATATCCGCAAGCGACTGCGTAGCGAAGATCACGGAGACGTTCTTCTTGCGCAATGCTTTAAGCCACTGGCGAATTCGCGATGCGAACACTGGCTCGTCCAGGAAGAGCCAGGCCTCATCGAGGATCAGCAAAGTCGGCGCACCATCGAATCGTTCGTCGAAGCGAGCGAACAGATAGCCCAGCACCGCCAACACGGCGGCCTTGCTGTGCATCAGCTCTTCCATCTCGAAACCCTGCACAGTGGCAACGCCGAGCCGGTCCCTATCGGCATCGAGCAGCTTTCCGTGGGCGCCGCCGAGCACGTAAGGCTTGAGGGCTTGCCGGAGTGCGTTGGACTGCAGCAGCACCGACAGGCCTGTCATGGTTCGTTGTTCAAGGGGTGCGCTGGCCAGGCTATTGAGCGCGGACCAGACGGCGTCCTTCTCCGGAGGCCCAACTGCGATGCCTTCCTGCAGTAAGCGCCCCTCGACCCACTCGGCCGCCCAGGTGCGATAGCCGTCCTGGTCGATTCGTGCCAGCGGCTGGAACGCAATGGCGCCGTCAGTGCCGAGGTCGTAATGTTCGCCACCGAGCCCGAGAATGGTCGCTCGCATCGAGCGGCCCATGTCGAAGGCGAGAATGCGCGACCCCGGATAGCGGCGGAACTGCATCGCGAGCGTGGCGAGCAGCACCGACTTGCCCATGCCGGTCGGTCCGACGATCAACGTGTGCCCCACATCGCCGATGTGCGTGACCAGCCGGAACGGCGTCGCACCATCAGTGCGGGTAACGATCAAGGGCGGACCATCAAGATGCGCATTGCGCTCCGGACCGGCCCACACGGCCGACACTGGCATCATGTGCGCGAGGTTCAGCGTCGAGACGATTGGCTGCCGGACGTTGGCGTAAGCATGGCCTGACACCGACGACAACCATGCGTCAACCGCATTCAAAGTCTCAGGAATGGTGACGAAGCCGCGACCCTGGATGGCTCGCTCCACAGTACGCAGCTTCTCGTCGGCCACTGCGGCTTCGGCGTCGAGTACGGTCACTGTGGCCGTGACGTAGCCGAAGGCCACCTGGTCGCTTCCAAGCTCTTGCAGCGCCGCATCGGCGTCCGATGCCTTGTTCGAGGCATCGGAATCCACCAGCGGGCTCTCCTGCTGGAAGATCGTCTCGCGCAGTAGAGCGACGATGTTCTTGCGCTTGGCAAACCACTGACGGCGCAGACGCCGCAGTTCCTTCTCCGCCTCGGCCTTGTCCAGGCACATGAAGCGCGTGCTCCAGCGATAGGCGAAGCCTAGGCGGTTCAAGTCATCGAGCAGGCCCGGCCACGTCGAGGTCGGAAACCCGCGCACCGACAGCACCCGCAAGTGCCGATTTCCGAGCATCGGCGCCAGGCCGCCGACCAACGGTTCGTCCGCCAGCAGCGCGTCAAGATGCATCGCCACCTCGGGCACCGCCACTGCATGCCGGCGCGTGGAGACGCAGCCATGCAGATAGGTGAGCGTCTGCGCGTCATCGAGCCAGTCGATCTCTGGTAGCACGCCTTCGAGCAAGCCGAAGAGGCGTTCGGTCTCGGACACGAAGCCTTCCAGCCGCTCACGCCAATCCACCCCTTCCGCGCGATTGTTCTCGTACAGCAACCGGGCTGCACGGGCCGCCGATTCCTCGGGCGGTAGGTACAGCAGCGTCAGGTGGTAGCTGCTTTCGAAGTGGCTGGCGTCCTCCTCGAAAGCGGCGCGGCGTTCTTCGTCGATGAGCCAGGACAGCGGCTCCGGGAAGTTGGACTCCGGATAGTCGGCCGCTTCACGCCGCTCGGCGTCGACGAACAAGGCCCAGCCTGAGCCAAGACGCCGCAGCGCGTTGTTGAGGCGCGCCGACGTGGCGACCAGTTCGCCCTGCGTCGCGCTGTCCAGGTCCGGCCCGCGGAACCGCGCCGTGCGCTGGAACGAGCCGTCCTTGTTGAGCACGACGCCCGGCGCCACCAGCCCGGCCCATGGCAGCCAGTCGGCCAGCAACGCCGGGCGCTTGCGGTATTCGGTGAGGTTCAACATCGCGACCTCACACGTCCAGCAGCTGCCGGTGCTTGATGTGTCGCGAGAAGACCTGCATGAACTGCGGGTCCAGACGCGCACCCCAGGCAGCCAGCGAGTGCCCGACGATCCACAACACGAGGCCCGGCAACCAGAGCTGCAGGCCCAAACCCACGGCAGCGGCAAGCGTGCCGTTGGCAATCGCCACCGTGCGCGGGGCACCGCCCAGCAGGATTGGTTCGGTCAGCGACCGGTGCAGCGGCACCTCGAAGCCCGCGATGGTTCCGGGCGCCGTGTTCATGCCAGCACCGCCCCGCCCGTGAAACTGAAGAAGGTCAGGAAGAAGCTGGACGCCGCAAAAGCGATCGACAGGCCGAACACGATCTGGATCAGCTTGCGAAAGCCACCGCTGGTGTCGCCGAAGGCCAGCGCTAGGCCCGTGGCGATGATGACGATTACCGCGATGATCCGTGCCACCGGCCCCTGAATCGACTCGAGCACCGACTGCAGCGGTGCCTCCCAGGGCATGTTCGAGCCTGCTGCATGCGCGGGCAGCGCGACGGCGAGTAGCAGCGCCGCTACGGCGGCGACGTGCAGAAGCGGTTTTACGGAAAGGCGTGAAGTCGTCATGAAGGATCTCCTATGGAGGTAGGGTTGGGCGGAGGAAGAGGCGGGAAGGAAGACAGCTCGGCATCCAGCTGGTAGCCGTGGCTGTCGTGGCCGATGACGCGCACGATCTCACGCACGCGGCGCGCACGGCCACGGCCGGCGATGAAGACGATGACGTTGACCGCCTCGGCGATCAGGGCGCGCGGGACGGTGACGCTCACCTCCTGCACCAGTTGCTCCAGGCGGGTGAGCGCGCCGTGCGCCGAGCCGGCGTGGACGGTTGCGATGCCGCCGGGATGTCCGGTACCCCAGGCTTTCAGCAAGTCGAGTGCTTCCGAACCGCGCACCTCGCCGACCACAATGCGGTCGGGTCGTAGCCGTAGCGTGGCGCGCACCAAGTCGGCCATGGTGCTCACGCCCGGCTCGGTGCGCATGCTCACGTGGTCGTCACTGCGGCACTGCAGCTCCACCGTGTCTTCGAGTATCAGCACCCGGTCGCGCGTCTCGGCGATATCGTCGAGCAAAGCATTGGCCAGCGTCGTCTTGCCCGTGCTGGTGCCGCCGGCAATGACGATGTTCAGGCGCTCGCGTACCGCACGCCGCAGGAACGCCGCCTGATCCTCGGTCATCACGCCATCAGCCACGTACTGGGCGAGCGTCATGATGCGCAGAGCCCGCTTGCGGATCGCAAAGGATGGCGCTCGCACGACGGGCGGCAGCACGCCCAGGAAGCGTTCGCCGGTCTCAGGCAGTTCGGCCGACAGGATCGGTGCGCCTGCATGCACCTCGGTGCGTACGTGCGCTGCCACCAGCCGGATGATTCGCTCGGCGACGGCCGGCGGCAGGGCCGTGTCAGTGGCCTCGCGGCCGGTACCCAGCCGATCCACCCAAAGCGAGCCGTCCGGATTCAAAAGGACTTCGACGACTTCGGGGTCCTCCAACGCTGCCGCGATCTCCGGCCCCATGGCCGTGCGCAACATGCGGATGCGCCGCTCCAACGAGGCGTCCATGGCGTTCGGCTCAGACAGATTCACGATGAACCTCTTGGGGTTGGGAGCCTGGACCCGCCTGGACGTCTGGCTGCATTGGTTCAGCTTCGGTTGGTGCGACGTCTTCATGGACCTCGCGCACCAGGCTGCGCCCGCGCTGGATGTGGCGCGCGAGCTGCTCGATGAACTGCGCATAGCGGGCGCGACCCTGTGCGCGCGCCGCCTCCTGCTGACCCTCGGGCACCGGCAGCGAGACGGTCAGGAAGTAGCGGATGTATAGGGCCGTCGTCTCGATCAGCACGTTCTGGTCACGCTCCAGGCGGTCGAACTGCCGAGAGAGCCGGTCCAGGCGCTTGGCAATAGCTGCCTCGCGCTGGTCCTCGCCGTCGGGCGAAAGGAAAGACGCAAGCGCGGCGGCGATCACGGCCGATTTCGACACACCTTTGTGCGCCGCAACCTGGTCCAGCCGCTTCGCGTGCTCTGGCTCGATGAAGATGTTCAGTCGGGCGCGGGTCATAGTGCGATCCCGTCGTCAGGGTCCAACGCGGCCAGACGCGCGGCGCGCGTCAGCTGCCGGTCCACGTCTTGCGGCCGCAGCGGCACGTCATCTTCGTCATCGAGCACCAGCGGGCCATCGCTGTTCGCAAGCGAATGCACATCGGCGGCGACGTCCAACTCGGGCTTGAGCTGGTGGCCCCCCTCGTCGGCCATGCCGCCTCCATCAACGACAGACGAAGGCGGCAGAGCTTCCAGGGGTGGCAATCCGCTCCAGTCGTCGAGGCGCGCTGCAGGACGGTCGGCGTAAACGCCGGCTACCAGCGCCGGCGCAGGCAGGACACGCGACGTGAAGTTCCGGTCCTGGTAGTACCGCAGCTTCTTCGCCTTGATGGGCGGATGGCCCGAGACCATCACCACGGCATCATCGGGCGGCAACTGCATCACTTCGCCCGGTGTCAACAGCGGGCGGGCCGTCTCTTGGCGCGACACCATCACGTGACCGAGCCACGGCGCAAGCCGGTGGCCGGCGTAGTTGCGCTGGGCGCGCAGCTCCGTCGCCGTCCCGAGCGCCTCGGAGATCCGCTTGGCTGTGCGCTCGTCGTTTGTTGCGAACGCGATGCGCACGTGGCAGTTGTCCAGGATGGAATGGTTCTGGCCGTAGGCCTTGTCGATCTGGTTGAGCGACTGGGCGATGAGGAATGCGCGCAGGCCGTAGCCCGCCATGAAGGCAAGAGCGCTTTCGAAGAAGTCCAGTCGGCCGAGTGCCGGGAACTCGTCGAGCATCAGCAGCAACTTGTGCTTGCGCGCGATGCCGTCCGATCCGTCCAGCGATTCGGTTAGGCGCCGGCCGACCTGGTTGAGAATCAAGCGGATCAGTGGCTTGGTGCGGCTGATGTCGGACGGCGGCACGACCAGGTAGAGCGACACCGGGTGCGCGGCCGAGATCAGATCGGCGATCCGCCAGTCACAGCGCGACGTGACTTCGGCTACCGTGGGATCGCGGTACAGGCCCAAGAAGCTCATGGCGGTGGACAGCACGCCCGAGCGTTCGTTGTCGCTCTTGTTGAGCACTTCGCGTGCGGCCGATGCGACGACCGGATGGACCTCTTCGCCGAGATGCCCGGTGGTCATCATCCGGTGCAGCGTCACCTCGAACGGGCACGCCGGATCTGACAGGAAATTAGCAACGCCGCGCAGCGTCTTGTCCTCGCCGGCGTAGAGCACGTGCAGGATGGCACCGACCAGCAGGGCATGGCTGGTCTTCTCCCAGTGGTTGCGCCGCTCCAGCGCCCCTTCGGGATCAACCAGGATGTCGGCGATGTTCTGCACGTCCCGCACTTCGTGCATGCCGCGTCGCACTTCGAGCAGTGGGTTGTACGCGGCTGACTTCGCGTCGGTGGGGTTGAACAGCAGGCAATGCGAGAACCGCGCGCGCCATCCTGCGGTGAGGTTCCAGTTCTCGCCTTTGATGTCGTGGATCACCGCCGAGCCCGGCCAGGACAGCAGCGACGGCACAACCAGGCCCACGCCCTTGCCGGAGCGCGTGGGGGCAAAGGCCATCACATGCTCCGGACCTTCGTGGCGCAAGTAGTCGGCGTCCTTGCACGCGGTCTTGCCAAGGAACACGCCGGCAGGCCGAGTCAGGCCGGCCTCGGTGATCTCCTCACGCTCGGCCCATCGAGCGGAACCGTAGGTCGTGACCTGCTTGGCCAACCGCGAACGCCACACCGCCATGCCGACGGCTGCGCCGGTGGCGAGCATCCCACTCGAAGCGGCGATGATCCCACCGCGCTCAAATATCTTGGGTGCGTAGGCACCATAGAAGTACCACCACTCGAAAAGCTTCCACGGCTCGTAGACCGACAAGCCCGAAACGTCAAACCACGGTGGGCCGAGCCGCGCTTGATGGCGCAGCGCATGCGCTGTCCACTGCGTGGCGGCCCATAGGCCGCCGAGGGCGACACCCAGCACCACAACAATCTGTCCGAACAAAATGCCTGTCGCACCCCGGCTCGACATGAGCTACTACTCCTTTGCGTCTCAATTCCAGCGCGCACGTGCCGCAACGGCACCGCTTGCCCGAGTCTGGAATCGAGTCGCCAAAACACACACCCATCAGGGCGTGATGGAGCGCGGTGAGGAGTACGC from Variovorax sp. PBL-E5 includes the following:
- the trbF gene encoding conjugal transfer protein TrbF, which encodes MLFKRPQVRYSATPEPVTPYQAAGQVWDQRIGSARVQAKNWRLMAFGCLSLALLMAGGLVWRSAQSIVTPFVVEVDNAGQVRAVGEAASPYKPNDAQIAHHLARFIVDVRSLSIDPIVVRQNWLEAYEYTTDRGAATLNDYARVNDPFSRIGQISVAVEVTSVVRASDTSFQVRWIERSYANGAPSGTERWTAVLSVVLQPPRTEQRLRKNPLGIYVNGLSWSRELEATDAMKGTKP
- the trbJ gene encoding P-type conjugative transfer protein TrbJ, whose translation is MKKHFLAAAAASLIALGPAAHAQWIVFDPSNYSQNILTAARTLEQINNQIRQLQNEAQMLTNQARNLTSLDFNALSELRAALSATNQLIQQGQGLAFNVAQMETDFRRLYPDSYSAAISGTQMGADARTRWTHSLEALRTATKVQSQAVQNFTSDERTLTDLVNRSQSATGALQAMQATNQLLALQSRQAMQAQQLQIAQDRAAALEQARQVAVQERAREVRRRFQGDGTPYSPYAVDFYGR
- a CDS encoding conjugal transfer protein TraG — its product is MSSRGATGILFGQIVVVLGVALGGLWAATQWTAHALRHQARLGPPWFDVSGLSVYEPWKLFEWWYFYGAYAPKIFERGGIIAASSGMLATGAAVGMAVWRSRLAKQVTTYGSARWAEREEITEAGLTRPAGVFLGKTACKDADYLRHEGPEHVMAFAPTRSGKGVGLVVPSLLSWPGSAVIHDIKGENWNLTAGWRARFSHCLLFNPTDAKSAAYNPLLEVRRGMHEVRDVQNIADILVDPEGALERRNHWEKTSHALLVGAILHVLYAGEDKTLRGVANFLSDPACPFEVTLHRMMTTGHLGEEVHPVVASAAREVLNKSDNERSGVLSTAMSFLGLYRDPTVAEVTSRCDWRIADLISAAHPVSLYLVVPPSDISRTKPLIRLILNQVGRRLTESLDGSDGIARKHKLLLMLDEFPALGRLDFFESALAFMAGYGLRAFLIAQSLNQIDKAYGQNHSILDNCHVRIAFATNDERTAKRISEALGTATELRAQRNYAGHRLAPWLGHVMVSRQETARPLLTPGEVMQLPPDDAVVMVSGHPPIKAKKLRYYQDRNFTSRVLPAPALVAGVYADRPAARLDDWSGLPPLEALPPSSVVDGGGMADEGGHQLKPELDVAADVHSLANSDGPLVLDDEDDVPLRPQDVDRQLTRAARLAALDPDDGIAL
- a CDS encoding CopG family transcriptional regulator gives rise to the protein MTRARLNIFIEPEHAKRLDQVAAHKGVSKSAVIAAALASFLSPDGEDQREAAIAKRLDRLSRQFDRLERDQNVLIETTALYIRYFLTVSLPVPEGQQEAARAQGRARYAQFIEQLARHIQRGRSLVREVHEDVAPTEAEPMQPDVQAGPGSQPQEVHRESV
- a CDS encoding entry exclusion lipoprotein TrbK — encoded protein: MRKPLILILAVMQAGCGKPIPFESAESLAANPERLKEMRVRCKVERHLIGEAQCHEVAEATRLRFFSGGGPKHTPVPAASQPSASQPGQGSGR
- the trbG gene encoding P-type conjugative transfer protein TrbG; translated protein: MNTFLRKSVLPSILLALAGCATQGKPPPAISLDEPVAVAVAAQPLPQPPKPIEVVEVPTPLPLPEQMKALPNESDAKLAPEPADEKLRVFRANAEARIAPTREGYVNAIQVWPYADGALYQVYTSPGRVTVIALQQGEELVTVSAGDTVRWIVGDTASGAGATLRVNILVKPTRIGLKTNLVVTTNRRTYLLELSSTPQAWMASVSWDYPKDRMLALQKQALQAQASAPVETGMTLEQIKFRYAVSGDNPPWKPLRAFDDGERVYIQFPGGIAQGELPPLFVIGARGDGQLVNYRFRSPYYVVDRLFGAAELRLGGDKAQVVRIERTDGVSAGATRRN
- a CDS encoding VirB3 family type IV secretion system protein, whose amino-acid sequence is MNTAPGTIAGFEVPLHRSLTEPILLGGAPRTVAIANGTLAAAVGLGLQLWLPGLVLWIVGHSLAAWGARLDPQFMQVFSRHIKHRQLLDV
- the trbB gene encoding P-type conjugative transfer ATPase TrbB, with amino-acid sequence MLRTAMGPEIAAALEDPEVVEVLLNPDGSLWVDRLGTGREATDTALPPAVAERIIRLVAAHVRTEVHAGAPILSAELPETGERFLGVLPPVVRAPSFAIRKRALRIMTLAQYVADGVMTEDQAAFLRRAVRERLNIVIAGGTSTGKTTLANALLDDIAETRDRVLILEDTVELQCRSDDHVSMRTEPGVSTMADLVRATLRLRPDRIVVGEVRGSEALDLLKAWGTGHPGGIATVHAGSAHGALTRLEQLVQEVSVTVPRALIAEAVNVIVFIAGRGRARRVREIVRVIGHDSHGYQLDAELSSFPPLPPPNPTSIGDPS
- the trbL gene encoding P-type conjugative transfer protein TrbL, yielding MNDLSVIDRFLDVFSRYIDSGFGLLGGEVGFLTATLVVIDITLAGLFWAMSNASGGGGDDVIGKLIKKVLYVGAFAFILNNFNSLSGIVFRSFAGLGLMASGSSMTQGQLLQPGRLARVGVEAGAPIMKQISDLTGFPEVFANLDVITVLFLAWLVLIVSFFVLAVQLFVTLIEFKLTTLAGFVLVPFALWNKTAFLAERVLGNVVSSGIKVLVLAVIVGIGTGLFAEFTVPPGTEPSIDHALVIMLAALAMLGLGIFGPGIATGLVSGAPQLGAGAAAGTALGAAGLAVAGGAAVAGAGSAVAAGARMAPGAARAAIGGGAAAARSASSMANGAKSAYQAGAAASGSGGVRAAGAGLANVARSGVGAVGQRVASSAKAVKDGVVSFVAEAAAPAAAKVADASEAGAPAAEPAWAKQMRRKQQMTHAATTAAHALRSGDAGGGGASPSLRDDSNS
- a CDS encoding TrbC/VirB2 family protein, which produces MTTSRLSVKPLLHVAAVAALLLAVALPAHAAGSNMPWEAPLQSVLESIQGPVARIIAVIVIIATGLALAFGDTSGGFRKLIQIVFGLSIAFAASSFFLTFFSFTGGAVLA
- the trbE gene encoding conjugal transfer protein TrbE codes for the protein MLNLTEYRKRPALLADWLPWAGLVAPGVVLNKDGSFQRTARFRGPDLDSATQGELVATSARLNNALRRLGSGWALFVDAERREAADYPESNFPEPLSWLIDEERRAAFEEDASHFESSYHLTLLYLPPEESAARAARLLYENNRAEGVDWRERLEGFVSETERLFGLLEGVLPEIDWLDDAQTLTYLHGCVSTRRHAVAVPEVAMHLDALLADEPLVGGLAPMLGNRHLRVLSVRGFPTSTWPGLLDDLNRLGFAYRWSTRFMCLDKAEAEKELRRLRRQWFAKRKNIVALLRETIFQQESPLVDSDASNKASDADAALQELGSDQVAFGYVTATVTVLDAEAAVADEKLRTVERAIQGRGFVTIPETLNAVDAWLSSVSGHAYANVRQPIVSTLNLAHMMPVSAVWAGPERNAHLDGPPLIVTRTDGATPFRLVTHIGDVGHTLIVGPTGMGKSVLLATLAMQFRRYPGSRILAFDMGRSMRATILGLGGEHYDLGTDGAIAFQPLARIDQDGYRTWAAEWVEGRLLQEGIAVGPPEKDAVWSALNSLASAPLEQRTMTGLSVLLQSNALRQALKPYVLGGAHGKLLDADRDRLGVATVQGFEMEELMHSKAAVLAVLGYLFARFDERFDGAPTLLILDEAWLFLDEPVFASRIRQWLKALRKKNVSVIFATQSLADIKDSTIAPAIVESCASRIFLPNPQAAEPQIRVIYEGFGLNSRQIEIVATAQPKRDYYYQSRLGNRVFDLGLGSVALAFSGASTPEDQRAIDKVFAAATSSDFAAAWLRHCSLGWAADLIPSFPSSPSSPLENSS